From one Rhizobium sp. CIAT894 genomic stretch:
- the urtC gene encoding urea ABC transporter permease subunit UrtC, translating to MITAFLLRSLDHKIVIAIALLLLVAILVPVLNLMTGPTNPLHIPTYVMALFGKYLTYALLALALDLVWGFCGILSLGHGAFFALGGYAMGMYLMRQIGTRGSYGDPILPDFMVFLNWKDLPWFWYGFNHFWFAALMVLVVPGLLAFVFGWFAFRSRVNGVYLSIITQAMTYALLLAFFRNDMGFGGNNGLTDFKDILGFNVQADGTRAALFAATAIFLALSLLLASAIVRSKFGKVLVGVRDAESRTRFLGYRVEHFKLFTFVVSAMMAGIAGALYVPQVGIINPGEFAPANSIEVVIWTAVGGRATLIGPIIGAILVNGGKTIFTGLFPEFWLFALGGLFVAVTLFLPKGVVGTVAQYLGKRKAVSAAVPPAAREDGIEPKIQAAE from the coding sequence ATGATAACGGCCTTCCTTCTCCGGTCTCTCGATCACAAGATCGTCATTGCCATCGCCCTCTTGCTTCTGGTCGCCATTCTCGTTCCCGTCCTGAACCTGATGACGGGCCCGACCAACCCGCTGCATATCCCGACCTATGTCATGGCGCTGTTCGGCAAGTACCTGACCTATGCGCTGCTGGCGCTGGCACTCGATCTCGTCTGGGGCTTCTGCGGCATCCTCTCGCTCGGCCACGGCGCCTTCTTCGCGCTCGGTGGTTATGCGATGGGCATGTATCTGATGCGCCAGATCGGCACCCGTGGCAGCTACGGCGACCCAATCCTGCCCGACTTCATGGTGTTCCTGAACTGGAAGGATCTGCCCTGGTTCTGGTACGGCTTCAACCATTTCTGGTTTGCGGCGCTGATGGTTCTCGTCGTGCCCGGCCTGCTTGCTTTCGTTTTCGGCTGGTTCGCCTTCCGCTCACGCGTCAACGGCGTCTATCTCTCGATTATCACCCAGGCGATGACCTATGCGCTGTTGCTCGCCTTCTTCCGCAACGACATGGGTTTCGGCGGCAACAACGGTCTGACCGATTTCAAGGACATTCTCGGCTTCAACGTCCAGGCCGACGGCACACGTGCCGCCCTGTTTGCGGCAACCGCGATCTTCCTGGCGCTGTCGCTGCTGCTTGCTTCAGCGATCGTTCGTTCGAAGTTCGGCAAGGTGCTGGTCGGGGTGCGTGATGCCGAAAGCCGCACGCGCTTCCTCGGCTACCGCGTCGAGCATTTCAAGCTCTTCACCTTCGTCGTCTCGGCGATGATGGCGGGCATTGCCGGAGCGCTCTACGTGCCGCAGGTCGGCATCATCAACCCCGGCGAATTCGCGCCGGCCAACTCGATCGAAGTCGTCATCTGGACGGCGGTCGGTGGGCGGGCGACGCTGATCGGGCCGATCATCGGCGCAATCCTCGTCAACGGCGGCAAGACGATCTTCACCGGTCTCTTTCCGGAGTTCTGGCTGTTTGCACTCGGCGGCCTCTTCGTCGCCGTCACCCTGTTCCTGCCGAAGGGCGTCGTCGGCACCGTCGCGCAATATCTCGGCAAACGGAAAGCCGTTTCCGCTGCCGTCCCGCCCGCGGCGCGGGAAGACGGCATCGAACCGAAAATCCAGGCAGCGGAGTAA
- the urtB gene encoding urea ABC transporter permease subunit UrtB, protein MYRATKIFLITLCLMFSGLMFSGLSFSSLSFSGDVRAEGDIHVLIDALGVGDFSDREAAIKALVASKDPHVSQILQQLSDGLLYVNSDGGPVLLQGGTDEEPTYSDPITGEAADDVDPDLMTKVKINNALRGVIGAANSQLTLMSPDRSARLAAAQGLLKDADPANLELLNSALAAEKDAEIKNTMEAARAVLLLKTDASVEDKKAAIDTIAARGNRDALTILTTTLETAPDDLKPAIQSNINSINRDLTLWDVAQNVWYGLSLGSVLLLAAIGLAITFGVMGVINMAHGEMVMIGAYTTYVVQEYVVAAFPELADYSLAFAVPAAFVFTGFVGLVIERAVIRYLYGRPLETLLATWGVSLILQQAVRSIFGPTNREVRNPSWMSGAFDLGGLAITWNRLWIILFSMVVFLALLMLLKRSAFGLQMRAVTQNRRMASSMGIRTGWVDAFTFALGSGIAGIAGVALSQIDNVSPNLGQSYIIDSFMVVVFGGVGNLWGTLVGALSLGVVNKFLEPFAGAVLGKILVLVLIILFIQKRPRGLFALKGRAVEA, encoded by the coding sequence ATGTATCGCGCCACAAAGATTTTCCTCATCACGCTTTGCCTAATGTTTTCGGGCCTAATGTTTTCGGGCCTGTCATTTTCAAGTCTGTCATTTTCGGGCGACGTTCGGGCCGAGGGCGATATCCATGTCCTCATCGACGCGCTCGGCGTCGGCGACTTCTCGGATCGCGAAGCGGCAATCAAGGCGCTGGTCGCCTCCAAGGACCCGCATGTCAGCCAGATCCTGCAGCAGTTGAGCGACGGCCTTCTCTACGTCAACTCCGATGGCGGCCCGGTTCTCCTGCAGGGCGGGACCGATGAGGAACCGACTTATTCCGATCCGATCACCGGTGAAGCCGCTGATGATGTCGATCCGGATCTGATGACCAAGGTCAAGATCAACAACGCCCTTCGCGGCGTCATCGGTGCCGCCAACAGCCAGCTGACGCTGATGAGCCCGGATCGTTCCGCGCGGCTTGCCGCGGCACAAGGACTGCTGAAAGATGCCGATCCCGCCAATCTCGAGCTGCTGAATTCGGCGCTTGCGGCCGAAAAGGACGCGGAGATCAAGAATACGATGGAAGCGGCGCGCGCTGTGCTGCTCTTGAAGACCGATGCGAGCGTCGAGGACAAGAAGGCTGCAATCGATACGATCGCGGCGCGCGGCAATCGCGATGCGCTGACCATTCTCACGACCACGCTCGAAACCGCGCCCGATGATTTGAAGCCGGCGATCCAGTCGAACATCAACTCCATCAATCGCGACCTGACGCTGTGGGACGTCGCCCAGAACGTCTGGTATGGCCTGTCCCTCGGTTCGGTGCTGCTGCTGGCGGCGATCGGCCTTGCGATCACCTTCGGCGTCATGGGCGTCATCAACATGGCGCATGGCGAAATGGTGATGATCGGCGCCTACACGACCTATGTCGTGCAGGAATACGTGGTTGCCGCCTTTCCGGAACTGGCCGATTATTCCCTGGCCTTCGCGGTGCCCGCCGCCTTCGTCTTTACCGGCTTCGTCGGTCTGGTCATCGAGCGCGCCGTCATCCGCTATCTCTATGGCCGGCCGCTCGAAACGCTGCTCGCCACCTGGGGCGTATCGCTGATCCTGCAGCAGGCGGTGCGCAGCATCTTCGGCCCGACCAATCGCGAGGTTCGCAATCCGAGTTGGATGTCCGGCGCCTTCGATCTCGGCGGGCTCGCCATCACCTGGAACCGGCTCTGGATCATCCTCTTCTCGATGGTCGTGTTCCTGGCACTGCTCATGCTGTTGAAACGCTCCGCCTTCGGCCTGCAGATGCGCGCCGTCACGCAGAACCGGCGCATGGCCTCGTCGATGGGGATCCGCACCGGCTGGGTCGACGCCTTCACCTTCGCGCTCGGTTCGGGCATCGCCGGCATTGCCGGCGTGGCGCTCAGCCAGATCGACAACGTCTCGCCGAACCTCGGCCAGTCCTACATCATCGACAGCTTCATGGTCGTCGTCTTCGGCGGTGTCGGCAATCTATGGGGCACGCTGGTCGGGGCGCTGTCGCTCGGCGTCGTCAACAAGTTCCTCGAGCCCTTTGCCGGCGCCGTCCTCGGCAAAATCCTGGTGCTCGTCCTCATCATTCTCTTCATCCAGAAGCGTCCGCGTGGGCTCTTCGCACTCAAAGGAAGGGCGGTGGAAGCATGA
- the urtA gene encoding urea ABC transporter substrate-binding protein — translation MNLRSTITGAALGAVMAASAAFQGAVAAEDTIKVGVLHSLSGTMAISETTLKDAMLMLIDEQNKKGGLLGKKLEAVVVDPASDWPLFAEKARELIEKDKVAAVFGCWTSSSRKSVLPVFEELNSLLFYPVQYEGEESSRNIFYTGAAPNQQAIPAVDYLMEKEGVKRFVLEGTDYVYPRTTNKILEAYLISKGIPKEDIMTNYTPFGFSDWQTEVAKIKEFGSAGKKTAVVSTINGDANVPFYKELGNKGIKATDIPVVAFSVGEEELAGLDTKPLVGHLAAWNYFESVESPANKKFIKDWHAYTKNDKRVTNDPMEAAYIGFNAWVKAVQAAGTTDTDKVLDSIIGVSVPNLSGGYATVMPNHHITKPVLIGEIQANGQFEIVQQTPAVVGDEWSDYLPDSKDLISDWRKPMSCGNFNVATGKCGGKGS, via the coding sequence ATGAATCTCAGATCCACGATCACCGGCGCGGCGCTCGGTGCCGTCATGGCGGCATCGGCCGCTTTCCAGGGCGCGGTTGCCGCCGAAGACACGATCAAAGTCGGCGTATTGCATTCGCTTTCCGGCACGATGGCGATTTCCGAAACCACGCTGAAAGACGCCATGCTGATGCTCATCGACGAGCAGAACAAGAAGGGCGGCCTTCTCGGCAAGAAGCTCGAGGCCGTCGTCGTCGATCCGGCTTCCGACTGGCCGCTGTTTGCCGAAAAGGCACGCGAGCTGATCGAAAAGGACAAAGTCGCCGCCGTCTTCGGCTGCTGGACCTCGTCCTCGCGCAAATCCGTCCTGCCTGTTTTCGAAGAGCTCAATTCGCTGCTCTTCTATCCCGTGCAGTACGAAGGCGAAGAATCCTCGCGCAACATTTTCTACACCGGTGCGGCTCCGAACCAGCAGGCAATTCCGGCCGTCGACTACCTGATGGAAAAAGAGGGCGTCAAACGCTTCGTGCTCGAAGGTACAGACTACGTCTATCCGCGCACGACCAACAAGATTCTTGAGGCATACCTGATTTCGAAGGGTATTCCGAAAGAAGACATCATGACCAACTACACGCCGTTCGGCTTCTCCGACTGGCAGACCGAAGTTGCCAAGATCAAGGAATTCGGTTCGGCCGGCAAGAAGACCGCCGTCGTCTCGACGATCAACGGCGACGCCAACGTTCCGTTCTACAAGGAGCTGGGCAATAAGGGCATCAAGGCAACCGACATTCCCGTCGTCGCCTTCTCGGTCGGTGAAGAAGAACTTGCCGGTCTCGACACCAAGCCGCTTGTCGGCCATCTCGCTGCCTGGAACTATTTCGAGTCGGTCGAAAGCCCGGCCAACAAGAAGTTCATCAAGGACTGGCACGCTTACACCAAGAACGACAAGCGCGTGACGAACGACCCGATGGAAGCTGCGTATATCGGCTTCAATGCATGGGTTAAGGCCGTCCAGGCTGCCGGCACGACCGATACCGACAAGGTTCTCGACTCCATCATCGGCGTCAGTGTTCCAAACCTCTCCGGCGGTTATGCGACCGTCATGCCGAACCACCACATCACCAAGCCCGTGCTGATCGGTGAAATCCAGGCCAACGGCCAGTTCGAAATCGTCCAGCAGACGCCTGCCGTCGTCGGCGACGAATGGTCGGATTACCTTCCGGACTCCAAGGATCTGATCTCCGATTGGCGCAAGCCGATGTCCTGCGGCAACTTCAACGTTGCAACCGGCAAATGCGGCGGCAAGGGCTCCTGA
- a CDS encoding phosphatase PAP2 family protein, translating into MSALSLCRLSTALVCLLSIVPSFASAEQATAAKAPYAEAGNTNKRGDACFSTVDTNAAVHLLSGFLEIWTPRTPFVDAGVEAPAKDNCPAVAKTDWDGIPASKTDGQIVNQAVHDANIAYVVKATRARTADQAVAAYLDDRRGKNASIVDGLGPLTAAWKAGSKQTTTITEVAADATTVKYDDKGNNRGAGSKPDTENKTDSNPDMGLAIDFINAASGDGSTEPAKRYFKYGRPYRWSQDVSVVPTLEPAKSGKPVEDGGFPSGHTAEAWRDALAMAYLVPQRFQEMITRASELGEDRILAGMHSPLDVMGGRMLGTATVVYNLNKADNAALKSDAYAQAQSWLIAKSGVADAGALEVAAHAEPIAADRFADHDANRAYVLQRLSYGLPTIHPTDRPARVPQGAEALLETRLPYLDVEQRREVLKTTEIASGYPLLDDAEGYGRLNLFAAADGYGAFDQDVAVAMDAAKGGFNAIDTWRNDIGGKGKLVKRGSGILGLSGANSYAGGTVLEEGALVAGSSSAFGSGGLTVDGGSLVVAADKPLTVGGDYQQSANATAKLALGANGAGTLAVEGKAALAGDLDVTLADGFVPAAGTKIEILKASTLSGTFGKLTISGHKASLSYGPTSVTLTIEG; encoded by the coding sequence ATGTCTGCTTTAAGCCTTTGCCGCCTGAGCACCGCCCTCGTCTGCCTTCTGTCCATCGTGCCATCGTTTGCCAGCGCCGAGCAGGCCACCGCGGCAAAAGCGCCTTATGCGGAGGCCGGAAATACCAACAAGCGCGGTGACGCCTGCTTCTCGACGGTGGACACCAATGCTGCCGTTCACCTTCTCTCCGGCTTCCTCGAAATCTGGACCCCGCGCACGCCTTTCGTCGATGCGGGTGTCGAAGCCCCGGCCAAGGACAATTGCCCTGCGGTCGCCAAGACGGATTGGGATGGCATTCCTGCCAGCAAGACCGACGGCCAGATCGTCAATCAGGCGGTGCATGACGCCAACATCGCTTATGTCGTCAAGGCGACACGGGCGCGGACGGCCGATCAGGCGGTAGCCGCCTATCTCGACGACCGACGCGGCAAGAATGCCAGCATCGTCGATGGCCTCGGTCCGCTGACGGCTGCCTGGAAGGCCGGCTCCAAGCAGACCACCACGATCACCGAGGTGGCCGCCGATGCGACGACCGTCAAATATGACGATAAGGGCAACAATCGCGGCGCCGGCAGCAAGCCGGACACCGAAAACAAGACCGATTCCAATCCGGACATGGGCCTCGCAATCGACTTCATCAACGCCGCCAGCGGTGACGGCTCGACGGAGCCCGCCAAGCGCTATTTCAAATATGGCCGTCCCTACCGCTGGAGCCAGGACGTTTCGGTCGTCCCCACTCTCGAGCCCGCCAAGAGCGGCAAGCCGGTCGAGGACGGCGGGTTCCCGAGCGGCCATACGGCTGAAGCCTGGCGGGATGCGCTCGCCATGGCCTATCTCGTGCCGCAGCGCTTCCAGGAAATGATCACGCGCGCCAGCGAGCTGGGCGAGGATCGCATCCTTGCCGGCATGCATTCCCCTCTCGATGTGATGGGCGGCCGCATGCTCGGCACCGCGACGGTCGTCTACAATCTGAACAAGGCCGACAATGCAGCGCTGAAGAGCGATGCCTACGCCCAGGCACAATCCTGGCTCATCGCCAAGTCGGGCGTTGCCGATGCGGGCGCGCTCGAAGTCGCTGCGCATGCGGAGCCGATCGCCGCGGACCGCTTCGCCGATCATGACGCCAATCGCGCCTATGTGCTGCAGCGCCTGAGCTACGGCCTGCCGACGATCCATCCGACCGATCGGCCGGCCCGCGTGCCGCAGGGCGCCGAAGCGCTTCTCGAAACGCGTCTGCCCTATCTCGACGTCGAGCAGCGCCGCGAGGTGCTGAAGACGACGGAGATCGCCTCGGGCTATCCGCTCCTCGACGATGCGGAAGGTTACGGCCGTCTCAACCTGTTTGCCGCCGCCGACGGGTACGGCGCCTTCGACCAGGATGTGGCCGTGGCGATGGACGCAGCAAAGGGCGGCTTCAATGCGATCGACACCTGGCGCAACGATATCGGCGGCAAAGGCAAGCTGGTGAAGCGCGGCAGCGGCATCCTCGGCCTTTCCGGCGCCAACAGCTATGCCGGCGGCACGGTACTCGAAGAGGGCGCGCTGGTGGCCGGATCGTCCTCGGCTTTCGGCAGCGGGGGACTGACGGTCGATGGCGGTTCGCTCGTTGTGGCGGCCGACAAACCGCTGACGGTCGGCGGCGACTATCAGCAGTCTGCCAATGCGACGGCGAAACTGGCGCTCGGTGCGAACGGTGCCGGCACGCTGGCGGTCGAGGGCAAAGCAGCGCTGGCCGGCGATCTCGATGTGACGCTTGCCGATGGTTTTGTCCCGGCGGCAGGAACGAAGATCGAGATCCTGAAGGCCAGCACCCTTTCCGGCACCTTCGGCAAGCTCACCATCTCCGGCCACAAGGCCAGCCTCTCTTACGGCCCGACCTCCGTCACCCTGACGATCGAAGGATAA